Within Sorangiineae bacterium MSr11367, the genomic segment AGGTCAATTCGGTTTGAACGGCATCGCTTGGGCGAAGGGAAATCTTTACGTTGCGCACACCCAGAACAACGCGCTGTACCGGATCCCCATCGATGCTGCGGGGAGCGCGGGTGCCGCGGCGGCGCTGCTCTTGGACCGCAAGCCCAACGGGCTCGATGGGCTAAAGGTCGCAGCCGACGGCAGCCTCGCCTTCGTCGAGGGGTTCGCGAACCAACTCGTGCGCGTCGCGCTGCCGGGCGACGACACCGGAACGCTCACCGTACTGGCCCCTGGCCTGGATCAACCTACGACGTTTGCGCTGTTCGACGGCGGCGCGTGGGTCGTCGAAGGGCAGCTTCTGCATCTGTTTGGTCAGGATCCGACCCCGCCCCATTTGCCATTTCGGGTCGTGTGGAAATCGTTTTGAGGACATCGATGACCGCATCCAACACGGGGGTTCGTCGATCGCGGGCGTAGAGGCCATATTGGACGGTGAGGGGCTCCGGGACGCCGGCCGACACTTCGAGCGCGCGAACCGCACCCGCGCGAAGGGAGTCGGGGGGAAGTAGACCGATCCCCAATCCGTTTTCGACGGCCGCCTGCAACGCCGTGATGCTCTGGCTCGTGAAGGTGACGCGATGCTCGCGCGCGATGGCGGTCAATGCCTCGAGCATGCGGCGCCGCCACAGGCAGGGCGCGGCGAAGGCCGCGAGATCGAGCGGGCGTTCCGCGTCTACGACGTAATCCACGGCGCATGCCCATTGCAGCTCGACGTTCCACGTAATCAAGGCATCGGCCACGACCACCGAGGTCGGACCGATCATGAGATCGAGTCCGTCCTCGCCCCAGAGCCGCCCCAGGGCGACGCTATGCTCGACCACCACGTCCAGGTGGATGTCGGGGTACGCGCGATGAAGCCGCCCGAGCGCGGCGGGAAGCGCCGCCGTGGCCACCTCCTCGGCGAGCCCAATGCGCACCGCGCCGCGGATCTCGCTGCGCTGCAGCCGCGAGACTGCTTCGTCGCTCAGGGCGAGGATGCGCGTCGCATACCCGAGAAAGAGCTCCCCCTCGGCGGTGGGCACCACGCCGCGGCCGGTGCGCTGAAACAGGGGCCGGTCGAGCAACGTTTCCAACCGGCGCATCTGCATGCTCAGCGCGGATTGCGTGCGGCCGGTCTGCGCGGCGACCTTGCTCAAGCTGCCTTGTCGGCAGACGGCCACATAGGTGCGAAGAAGGTCGAGGCCGATTTCCTCAGATATCATTTTCGATGAACTCTGATGTCACCGATATCAGCCTACAAGCAACCCTCGCGCGCCGCTATGTCTCGGGCATGAAAAGAGGGACGAATTCTGTGAAAGGCATCCGCGTTCACCGCCACGGCGGGCCCGATGTGCTCGCCTATGAACAGCTGGAGATCGGCACACCCGGGCCCGGGGAGGTCCGCGTTCGCAATCGGGCGATCGGGGTGAACTTCGTCGATGTCTACTTTCGCACCGGCGAGTATGCGCCTCCAGCGTTGCCGTTCACACCCGGCAACGAGGGCGCGGGCGAGGTGGTGGCCGTCGGCGAGGGCGTTACCGATTTCGCGCCGGGCGATCGCGTGGCCTACGTGGAGACGCTTGGTTCCTATGCCGAGGAGCGCGTCGTGCCCGCGCACTTTCTCGTGCATTTGCCGGAGGCCATCGACTTCGAAACCGGTGCCGCGATGATGCTGAAAGGGCTGACGGCGCAATACCTTCTGCGCCGCACATTCCGCGTCGAACCGGGCCACACCGTCCTTGTCCACGCCGCAGCCGGCGGCGTCGGACTGCTCGTCACCCAATGGGCGAAGCACCTCGGCGCACGGGTCATCGGCACGGTGGGCTCGCCGGAAAAAGCCGAGCTTGCGCGCAGCCACGGCGCCGACCACGTCATCGAGTACCGCAAGGAGGACTTCGTCGCGCGCGTCAGGGAAATCACGAACGGCGAGGGCGCCCACGTCGTCTACGACGGCATTGGCAAGACGACATTTCCCGCATCGCTCGATGCCCTCCGGCCCCGCGGTCATTTCGTCAGTTTTGGCTCCGCATCCGGGCCCATCGCGCCATTCGACATCATGCTCCTGGCGAAAAAGGGGTCGCTCTTTGCGACGTGGCCGATTCTCTTCACCCATCTCGCGAAACGCGAGGACGTCCTCGCGATGAGCGACGATCTCTTCCGCGTCGTGTCGAGCGGCGCCGTGAAGATCCCCGTCCACCATCGCCTCCCGCTCACCGAGGCCGCCGAGGCCCACCGCCGCCTCGAGGCGCGCGAGACCACGGGCGCAACGGTGCTACTGCCATGAGCACCACCCGTCAGGGGCGCGTTCGACCCTGCCAGGTGTCCAGCAATCGCACCATGGCCAGTCGGGTTTCGGGAGAGGACCTGGTCATGTCGTTTCGCTCCCCGGGATCGACGTCGAGTCGATAGAGCTGTTCGAGCCCGGAATCGGTTTGGAGGTACTTGAACGCCCCTTGCATCACGGCGCGGGACTCGAGGTGAAGTAGACCCCAGCGGTGTTCGGCATAGAAGAAGAGCGGACGTGTGCGCTCTTCGGGCGGTGCCTCGTCGAACAGGAGGTGCAACAGGTTCCAGCCATCGCTGGCAGGATCGGGTTCCGCGTTGGCCAAGGCCAGAATCGTCGGGGCCAGGTCGGTCAGGGACACCGGAACATCCACCGTGCGCACGCGGGCTCCTGGGATCTTGGCCAGAAGGAGCACCCGGGTATCGGGCTCGGAGAGCGATTGTCCGTGCCCGAGGAATCCATGCTCGCCGAAAAGCTCACCATGGTCGGAGTAAAAGAGGACAGCCGTGCGCTGCCGATCGTCTCGTTCCTCGAGGTGGGTCAAGAGCCGTCCGATTTCGCTATCGCAATAGGCGAGGGCGCTATCGTAACGGTCGATATCCGCTTGGCCGAAGTCCCACGATGGGTGCGCAATGTACGGATCGTGCGTGCATTGATAATGCAAAAAGAGAAAGAAGGGTGCTCCCTCCGGTGCGGACTGCAAATAGGAAAGCGCCGTGTTGGTCGTCAACGTCGCATCTTCCCCGTGAACGTCGTCGCCGTCTTCCACGGGCCACGGCGTGCGCCAGATCCGAAAACCGCGCCCCATGCCGTGGAAATGCGACACGACGTACGAAATGGTCCATCCCGCGCGATCGTACCCAAGGGGCTCGAGCCGTTCGGCCAGCGTGGGCGCCGACGGCAGCAAGGTGATATCGACGGCCCCGCGCTGGTGCGGAATACGGTCGGCGGCTCGTCCCGTGAAAAGGGACGCCATGGCAAAGCGCGTGGCCGGCGAGGGGGTGTACGCGTGGCGAAACCATGTGGCCGACTCCCGAAACCGGTCGATGTTCGGCGACGTCGGGCGCGCATACCCGGTCAGCCCCAGATGATCGGGCCGGAGCGCATCCAGGTGCACGAGCACGATGCTCATGGGGCGCGATGAAACGACGGGAGGTGACGCCCCGAGCGAGGCTGCGTCGTCCCGGGCATCTTCGCCCGAGCAATTCTCGTCCACGCCATTGCCCGGTAGGTCGAGCGCGCCGGGATGGATCCTCGGATCGTGGTCGTTGCAATCTCCGCCGAGCAAACCTGAATATCCGTCTCCATCGTGGTCGGTCACCGCCCGAAAAAGCGCAATGACCAGCGACACGTAGGGCGCGCGATAAAGGACGGTGAGCTGCGTGGGGCTGGGCAGCGTCAAGAGTACGAGCGAGGCGAACGGTCCCAGTGCGCCTGCGAGCACCAGCGATGCGATGACGCGGCGCCGGCCGAATCGCCGCCCCACGGCGCGTCGAACGATGGAGACGTGCCCCACGAAGAACGCGAGCGTTACGGCACTTAGCAGAACGGCATATTGCGATGGGACGAGTGCGCAGATGCCCACGACGGCGAGGCTTGCCACCCCCACGAGCTCGACGCCCGCGGCGCACGCGTTCCACACGAGCCGTTGCCGTGCGCTCGCGCGCGAACGCCATCGTGAAAGCCAGGGGCCGATGCGTTGCGCGGCGAAGGCCACGGCCAAGGTGCCGGTGAGCATGAGCGCGAGCGCACTGAGCACGATCAAGGATGCTGCGATGGGCGCGCCGTGAGAGGCAATGAAGCCGCGCCCCAAAATGGCCGCGCGGACCAGCGTGAGTGCGAGCACGGCGGTTTCTCCGAGCACGGCGAGTCGCTGGCCGTCGATGTCCTCTCCGCCGAGCCCCTCGCGCAAGCTGCGCCCGAGCCTCCGCACCTCGGGACGCGACAGCAGCAGCCATGCGGCGAGTGCCAACGGTGCGACCATGGCCGCGGCACCCGCGGCAGCACCGACGGCCGCCACGAGAATCGACACGGCATTTCTCGAAATGAAGAGTGCGCCTCGCGCGCCGGTGGCTCCTTCCACGAGGGCCGCGGCGACCGTGGCGAGGAGAAACGCGCTTCGTGCATCCTCGATGGCCCCCCCGGTACGTGTCGCTTCGTCGGCCATGCCTCTCGTGTCGAACGTGACGTGGCGGTGAACAAAGCGACAACTCCTTTGCGTTTCTTTACAGGGGTACGCAACGCCATCTGCTCCGCCGCATCACGTTTCCGCCGCGTTCGCGCAACAATCAGGTGCGCAGCGCTGCGACCTCGCGCGAATCAAAGCCGACGGCGAAGGGTGGCGTTTGGTGCCAGGATCGCGGCCGCAGGCCCGAGCGAAGCCGGTATACCAGTTCCGAATAATCGGGTTCGCAAGGGGAAATGGCCCCGTGGCGAAGGAGAAAGTCGATGATGACGACGGCGGAGCTCGGGTCGACGTGATGCGGCTCGGAAACGAGCCAGCGCAATTCCTCGACCGGGCATAGCGAGAAATCCTCCGCCCGACCCTGGAGGGGCGCCGGCTCGAACGACGCGAGCTCCAAGTCGAAGACGAAGGTGGTATTCGGCGCGAGGCCGTCGGGGCACTCGCGAACCCACGAGATGGCTCCAGCCAATTGGCCTTGCGCCGCCAGTCCGCAGGGAATGCCGGCCTGCGTGGCGGCTTCCTCGCAGAGCACCTGCTCGAGGGAGCGCCTCGGGGGAACGACGCTACCGACCACGGTGCTCCAAGGCCGCGTTTGCTCGAAGCCGTTTCGCGCGGGTCTTCGCAGCCACACGAACAGCTGCCCACGGTGGTGCACGTATCCGTTTACGTGAACGCCGTAGGTGCGCACACCGAAGTGCTGGGTGGCGCCACAATCCAACTCGAAGAGCGGGGCCGCGCCCAATCGCGAAGCCACCGCGAGTCGCTCTCCTCGCTGGGTGACAATCCCGCGGCGCGCCAACAGGCCGACGGCGGCCTCCATCGCCTCGGTGCGTGCGCCTCGATCCTCCGGTGCTGCGCACAACCAGATGGCGTCGGCATCGTATGCGAATCGCGGACTCGACTCGAGCACCATGGGTACGATATCGCGATGGATCCAACCGACTTGCCAACGCCGGACCAGCAGGGGAAGAAAGGCGTCGAACCTCGCTTGGTTCGATTCGATGATTCGGTCGAGAAAGCTCATGTACCTTCGTGGGCGCGCGTCGGATGCTCGACGGCGATATCGCGTCGAGCAAATAGCCCGCTTCGCAAACGGTTTTTGCAGCACGCGTGCCGCAACCTGCAGAACGGCGCGGCCGCAGAACGACTCACGCGCAGCGTCTCTCTAGAATGTCCGGAGCTCGACCCATTTACCAAGGAATCCACCCACGTCGATTCTTTTTCCGCCTGACCGGATCGCTCACACCGTCGTGCATGGAAACGATTCCGAACGTGGTAGTGAAACTCCTATGGATAGCCTCAGCGGGATCGCCGTCTTCGTGAAGAGCGCCGAGACGGGGAGTTTCGTGGCGGCGGGGCGCGCGCTCGGTTTGACTGCCTCCGCCGTGGGGAAGAGTGTCGCCAAGCTCGAACGAAACGTGGGCGTGCGACTGTTTCAGCGCACGACGCGCAGCGTGCGCCTGACGGCCGCAGGCGAGCTGTTCTTCGAACGATGCCAGCGCATCGTCGACGATCTGAAGGACGCCGAGACGATGCTGTCCCACGTCGCGCAAGCACCGCGGGGAAAGCTCCGGGTCAGTCTACCGACCATTGGCTACCGGTTCTTGCTGCCCATTTTGCCGGAGTTTCGTCGCCTTTATCCCGAGGTCGAACTGGATCTCGATTTCAACGATACCATCGTCGATATCGTCAACGAAGGCATCGACGTGGCCATCCGCAGCGGAGATCTTCCAGATTCACGGCTGATGTCGCGCCGGCTGGGGGCATTTCGTTTCGTCGTGTGCGCGTCGCCCGCATATTTGAAACGCAAAGGCGTACCGCGGGCGCCGTCCGACTTGCCGCATCATGATTGCATCCGTTTCCGATTCCCCACCTCGGGAAAGCTGCAAAACTGGACCCTATCGGGGGAGCCTGCAGGGGTGCGCCTTCGCCCGGCGGCATTGACCTGCAACAACATGGAAGCGCTTCTCACGGCGACCATCGATGGGCATGGCATGGCCTACATGCCGGACTTTCTCGCCCGCGATGCCCTGGCGCGCGGGGCACTGCGCGCCGTGCTCGACGAGCATCTCGACCATCATGGGCAGTTCTGGGCGCTCTGGCCGTCGAATCGGCAGCTTTCACCCAAGATTCGGGTGTTCGTCGATTTCATCTCGTCGCGCCTTTTCATCGACGAGCGACGCACCCGATAGAAAGACGAGCACCACGAGCGCCGAAGCCAGGGTCAGCACGGCAAGGCCATTGCAAAGCATGCGAAAGGCATCGCCATAGGCGAAGAGCATGATGGCGGAGTCCCCTCCGGCGTGGAGCAGATCGCCTGCGGCGACGCTCTGTGCCATCTCGGGGTGGGGGATGCGCGCGCCGATCATGGTGGCCAGTGCCGCACGCGTCGCGGCCAATGCGATGCTCTCGCCGGCGATGCGCGTGGTGCCGAAGATGCCCGTGGCCATCCCCGCGCGCTCTTTGGGCACGACGCTCACCGAGAGACCGTCCATCAGCCCCCAGGGCGCACTCGTGCCAAAGCCAATGAGCAGCATCGGTTTCGCCATCGTGGCGACGGGCGCTCCCGGCGCGATACGTCCAAGCCACACCAATCCGCCCGCCGCGAGCACCAGGCCCGCCGCCGAGAGGGTCCCCGGCGAGATCCATCGCGTGCACGTTGCCACGGCGAAGGGCACCACGAGCATGGGCGCCGATAGCGCCAACATGGTCGTCCCGGCGGTGACTTCGTCATGGCCCTCGATGCCGATGAAGCGAATCGGCAGGAGGATGAGCAACACCACGTAGCAGCACGCCGTGGCGATGGGCAGCGCCTGCACCCCGACGAATCGGGGATAGCGAAAGAGCGACAAATCGAGCATGGGGTGCGCCGCATGCCGTTCGATCTGCACGAACGCGACGAGCGCCAAGGCTGCCGCGCCGAAGAGGCCCAGGACCGGGAGACTCGTCCATCCGCGCGCGGGCGCCTCGATCAAGGCGAAGGTGAAGAGCGCGAGTGCGGCCGTGAAGGTCGCCGTCCCTGGCCCATCGACCCCGCGCGCGTTCGGATCGCGGGACTCGCGCATGGTCGGGATGGCGAATGCGAGCGAGACGACGCCGACGATGGCGCCGGAGAGAAACACGGAGCGCCAGCCCAAGACGCCGAGCAAGACGCCCCCAAGGCTCGGACCGAAGGCGAGGCCCAGGCCGAAGGTGGTGCCCAGCAAGCTGAAGGCCCGCGCCCTTTCGGGGCCGTCGAATTCCTGCGCCAGCGCCGCGGACCCGCCCGAGAGTGTGCACGCCGCCGCAAGTCCCTGGCCCACACGGAATGCATCGAGCCAGGCGACGCTCGGCGCGAACGAGACGGCCACCGAGGTCGCCACGAACGAGGCAATGCCGATCGCGAAAATGCGTTTTCGTCCGTAGACATCGGCGAGCGCGCCCGCCGCCATCACGGTGCTCCCGAAGGCGAGCATGAACGAGTTGACGATCCAGGTCACCGCCGTCGGGCTACCGCGCAGGGCGCGCGCAATGGCGGGGGTTGCCGCCGCGGCCCCCGAGAAGTCGAGGGGCAGCACCACCGATGCCAAGCAAACGGCAAAGAGAACGATGTATTTGTCGCGCACACTCCGCATGGCCATCTCCTGCTGCGAAGATAGGCCGCCGAGGATCCTCGGCCATGGGCGTGCACCTCCGATGTGGACGGAGAAAAATTCCGCAATGCGCGGCGGGCGGTCAGCTGTCGCGGCGCTGCAAATGGATCTCGAAGCCACGTGCGAGGCCGTCACCTGGTTCGAGCCCTGGCTTCAGCGTCAGTGCCGGGATCTCGTAGTCGCCACCATTTTGCTTGCGAAAGGCGATCGGCGCATCGGTCCACAGTCCGTCGAGCCGTTGGCCCAGCTGCTCCCGAACGTGCGCAAAGCGCGCATCCTCCATTTTGGAGGTCCGGTAAATGACGACCGGTGGCAGCACGTCGAACCCTGGATAGTGCAAAATGCCGTGCGTGATGGGGAAGAGCACATCTTCGATGGGCCCATTGATCCCTCGCGCGCCATAGTGCGATTCCCAGCCTCCCGTGGTGACCACGAGCATGGCGCGCTTCCCTTTGAAGACGCCTTCGCCGTAGCGATCGCCCCAATGCTTGTCGGAATACTCACCCACGCCGTAGGCGAAGCCATACGCGTACACGCGTTCGACCCACCCCTTGAGGATGGCGGGCATGCCAAACCACCAAAGCGGAAACTGGAATATCACGGCATCGGCCCACAGAAGATCGGCCTGCTGCCCCGCGATATCCGCCGCCTGCGTACCGGTGACATACGCATGCTTCGAATCCTTCATCATATCGAGCCGCCGCCCCCGATCGCGCTCCAGAAAGTCCTCCCCATCCGCCGCCGCCTTCCACCCCATCGCGTACAAATCGGAGACCCGAACATCGTGCCCCGCACGAACGAGCCGCTCGACAGTGAAAGACTTGAGCGAACCATTGAGCGACTGCGGTTCCGGGTGCGCATAAACGACGAGAACGTTCATGCTTCTTGCTTGGGTTCAACACTCCCGCCGAGCAAGTACGCACACGTTTGATGCCTAGTATCAAAGAGAGAAGTAATGCAGTGGCGCCGGTGATCCGCGATTAGCCGCGGCGAGCGCCGAAGATCGCGTTGCGGCCTTCGGCGGAGTCGCACACCCAGCGGCTGGTGTAGTGACCGCTCGCGGCTTCGATATGGATAGACTCGTACGTCTGAATCGAAATAGCCGCGTTTCTTTGCATCAATGGGTGTCGCGTCGAGCCCGCAGCGGCACTTCGCTCGTCGCGGTGGCGAGCATCAAAGGCTCCCTGGTGCGATTGCGGCGCGGCCTGCGCATGAAATACGGCGACGAATCGGCGGGCGCGCGGCAGACCGGCGCGCTTCTTGGAACCACGTCGTCGGTGGGCGACGGTGTGGAAATCGAGAGAACGTAGATATCGACGTGAAAACGATACATGGCAAAACCTAGCGCGGTATGAGTGGCATTTGGCTTGGACAATCGTTCGATCGAAATAAACAACACGCGGAGTACTGCCCGCCTCGATGAGGCGTGCTTCGCGCCCTCGGCTTGCGCGAAACATCGGGCGGGCAGTACCCGCGTGCGCCCCTCCCCCCTGTCAACGGCCAGTTCAGGGCTCCACCCTGCCGTCGCCAAGTCCAGCGAGCCTCGTAGGGCCACGCCGACCTTCCCCATCGATAATCAATTATCGATTATCGGAGTGGCCTACGCTCGCAATCCAAGTAATCCAGACGATAACCGTGCAGAGTGGCCTCGACGTGAACATGATCGCGTTCTCCTCCAGACCTGCCTACCTGCCAGCGCATGTCCTTACCTTCTCCGATGCAGGTCCCACATCAAGCGTACCGTGTGAAGTTGCTTTTCTGCACCGTGAGATCGCAGCTGTGCAATAGGAACTTCTGGCGTCATTGGAACGCGCCCGCGCCGAGCATCGCGCAGGTTTTTCGCGGTGTCCTGGTGCTGCTGG encodes:
- a CDS encoding quinone oxidoreductase, which codes for MKGIRVHRHGGPDVLAYEQLEIGTPGPGEVRVRNRAIGVNFVDVYFRTGEYAPPALPFTPGNEGAGEVVAVGEGVTDFAPGDRVAYVETLGSYAEERVVPAHFLVHLPEAIDFETGAAMMLKGLTAQYLLRRTFRVEPGHTVLVHAAAGGVGLLVTQWAKHLGARVIGTVGSPEKAELARSHGADHVIEYRKEDFVARVREITNGEGAHVVYDGIGKTTFPASLDALRPRGHFVSFGSASGPIAPFDIMLLAKKGSLFATWPILFTHLAKREDVLAMSDDLFRVVSSGAVKIPVHHRLPLTEAAEAHRRLEARETTGATVLLP
- a CDS encoding sulfatase-like hydrolase/transferase; this translates as MADEATRTGGAIEDARSAFLLATVAAALVEGATGARGALFISRNAVSILVAAVGAAAGAAAMVAPLALAAWLLLSRPEVRRLGRSLREGLGGEDIDGQRLAVLGETAVLALTLVRAAILGRGFIASHGAPIAASLIVLSALALMLTGTLAVAFAAQRIGPWLSRWRSRASARQRLVWNACAAGVELVGVASLAVVGICALVPSQYAVLLSAVTLAFFVGHVSIVRRAVGRRFGRRRVIASLVLAGALGPFASLVLLTLPSPTQLTVLYRAPYVSLVIALFRAVTDHDGDGYSGLLGGDCNDHDPRIHPGALDLPGNGVDENCSGEDARDDAASLGASPPVVSSRPMSIVLVHLDALRPDHLGLTGYARPTSPNIDRFRESATWFRHAYTPSPATRFAMASLFTGRAADRIPHQRGAVDITLLPSAPTLAERLEPLGYDRAGWTISYVVSHFHGMGRGFRIWRTPWPVEDGDDVHGEDATLTTNTALSYLQSAPEGAPFFLFLHYQCTHDPYIAHPSWDFGQADIDRYDSALAYCDSEIGRLLTHLEERDDRQRTAVLFYSDHGELFGEHGFLGHGQSLSEPDTRVLLLAKIPGARVRTVDVPVSLTDLAPTILALANAEPDPASDGWNLLHLLFDEAPPEERTRPLFFYAEHRWGLLHLESRAVMQGAFKYLQTDSGLEQLYRLDVDPGERNDMTRSSPETRLAMVRLLDTWQGRTRP
- a CDS encoding DUF4743 domain-containing protein, with the translated sequence MSFLDRIIESNQARFDAFLPLLVRRWQVGWIHRDIVPMVLESSPRFAYDADAIWLCAAPEDRGARTEAMEAAVGLLARRGIVTQRGERLAVASRLGAAPLFELDCGATQHFGVRTYGVHVNGYVHHRGQLFVWLRRPARNGFEQTRPWSTVVGSVVPPRRSLEQVLCEEAATQAGIPCGLAAQGQLAGAISWVRECPDGLAPNTTFVFDLELASFEPAPLQGRAEDFSLCPVEELRWLVSEPHHVDPSSAVVIIDFLLRHGAISPCEPDYSELVYRLRSGLRPRSWHQTPPFAVGFDSREVAALRT
- a CDS encoding LysR family transcriptional regulator, coding for MDSLSGIAVFVKSAETGSFVAAGRALGLTASAVGKSVAKLERNVGVRLFQRTTRSVRLTAAGELFFERCQRIVDDLKDAETMLSHVAQAPRGKLRVSLPTIGYRFLLPILPEFRRLYPEVELDLDFNDTIVDIVNEGIDVAIRSGDLPDSRLMSRRLGAFRFVVCASPAYLKRKGVPRAPSDLPHHDCIRFRFPTSGKLQNWTLSGEPAGVRLRPAALTCNNMEALLTATIDGHGMAYMPDFLARDALARGALRAVLDEHLDHHGQFWALWPSNRQLSPKIRVFVDFISSRLFIDERRTR
- a CDS encoding MFS transporter, translated to MRSVRDKYIVLFAVCLASVVLPLDFSGAAAATPAIARALRGSPTAVTWIVNSFMLAFGSTVMAAGALADVYGRKRIFAIGIASFVATSVAVSFAPSVAWLDAFRVGQGLAAACTLSGGSAALAQEFDGPERARAFSLLGTTFGLGLAFGPSLGGVLLGVLGWRSVFLSGAIVGVVSLAFAIPTMRESRDPNARGVDGPGTATFTAALALFTFALIEAPARGWTSLPVLGLFGAAALALVAFVQIERHAAHPMLDLSLFRYPRFVGVQALPIATACCYVVLLILLPIRFIGIEGHDEVTAGTTMLALSAPMLVVPFAVATCTRWISPGTLSAAGLVLAAGGLVWLGRIAPGAPVATMAKPMLLIGFGTSAPWGLMDGLSVSVVPKERAGMATGIFGTTRIAGESIALAATRAALATMIGARIPHPEMAQSVAAGDLLHAGGDSAIMLFAYGDAFRMLCNGLAVLTLASALVVLVFLSGASLVDEKARRDEIDEHPNLG
- a CDS encoding NAD(P)H-dependent oxidoreductase; amino-acid sequence: MNVLVVYAHPEPQSLNGSLKSFTVERLVRAGHDVRVSDLYAMGWKAAADGEDFLERDRGRRLDMMKDSKHAYVTGTQAADIAGQQADLLWADAVIFQFPLWWFGMPAILKGWVERVYAYGFAYGVGEYSDKHWGDRYGEGVFKGKRAMLVVTTGGWESHYGARGINGPIEDVLFPITHGILHYPGFDVLPPVVIYRTSKMEDARFAHVREQLGQRLDGLWTDAPIAFRKQNGGDYEIPALTLKPGLEPGDGLARGFEIHLQRRDS